The Streptomyces camelliae genome window below encodes:
- a CDS encoding DNA cytosine methyltransferase, producing MNELTFVDVCAGAGGLALGLERAGFEPRLLLDEDDDACRTLRANRPHWNVLQADLLDFDPTDHPAVYDVDLLAAGLPRVKSSATVTRQSSDTEIRLIQATAYLVHAVQPRALIIENVPTLIDEDSFAPIRDFLRKELEHLGYELSWFALNASHFGVPQDRALGILVAVKGQWASAFRLPRPTVHEYVSVGEALAPSMRSRGWPDADHWAAQATSVAPTLVGGSKTHGGPDFGPSGTKAKWRRMGVYTKSFGNEPPGRDFKWDPSLGDDGLVRITVDQTALLQGFPESWEITGLKTARYRQIGHATPPPVAEALGRAVTEALNGDPSAPAAG from the coding sequence TTGAACGAGCTGACCTTTGTCGATGTATGCGCGGGAGCAGGTGGTCTCGCCCTGGGACTGGAGCGGGCCGGCTTCGAGCCGCGGCTGCTGCTCGACGAGGACGACGACGCCTGCCGGACCTTGCGGGCCAACCGTCCGCACTGGAACGTGTTGCAGGCGGACCTCCTCGACTTCGATCCGACGGACCACCCAGCGGTGTACGACGTCGATCTGTTGGCGGCCGGTCTTCCCCGGGTGAAGTCGAGCGCGACGGTGACGCGCCAGTCGTCCGACACGGAGATCCGTCTCATCCAGGCGACGGCCTATCTGGTGCACGCCGTACAGCCACGCGCGCTGATCATCGAGAACGTGCCCACCTTGATCGACGAAGACTCCTTCGCGCCGATTCGGGACTTCCTCCGTAAAGAGCTGGAGCACCTCGGCTACGAGTTGTCGTGGTTCGCCCTGAATGCTTCTCACTTCGGTGTCCCCCAGGATCGCGCGCTGGGCATCCTTGTGGCCGTCAAAGGGCAGTGGGCAAGCGCCTTCCGGCTGCCTCGCCCCACCGTCCACGAGTACGTGTCGGTCGGAGAGGCACTGGCGCCGTCGATGCGTTCCCGCGGCTGGCCGGACGCCGACCATTGGGCGGCCCAGGCTACGAGTGTGGCACCGACTTTGGTGGGCGGATCCAAGACGCACGGGGGCCCGGACTTCGGGCCGAGTGGCACGAAGGCCAAGTGGCGACGCATGGGGGTCTACACGAAGTCGTTCGGGAACGAGCCACCCGGCCGCGACTTCAAGTGGGATCCGTCACTCGGGGACGACGGACTGGTGCGGATCACAGTGGACCAGACGGCCCTCCTCCAGGGCTTCCCCGAATCATGGGAGATCACAGGGCTCAAGACCGCCCGGTACCGCCAGATCGGGCACGCCACGCCGCCACCCGTAGCAGAGGCGCTGGGACGGGCCGTCACCGAAGCGCTGAACGGGGATCCGTCAGCCCCCGCTGCCGGCTAG
- a CDS encoding sacsin N-terminal ATP-binding-like domain-containing protein gives MTHAFAQTFTHRSAGAVPSSFSPVIQTVIEQSSRVLQTYAVDPGLVAEHANGERRITQGGYGDRQLFELVQNAADEIAEEPGGQIQVVLTEKHLYCANEGNEVTPEGAETILRMSMSKKRGGQIGRFGVGIKSVLAVTDTPQFFSSSGSFGFDRAWSYEQIKAVPGVTARYGPEFDAPVLRMARALDVEAERASDPVLNELLTWATTVVRLPLLRKADDRLGRDMHGGRAKDHGEPREEFPVGFQLFSPHVAKVVLEDRRPRPVARRTLTAQQAGDLHTVVEERTGKAVATDRWRVFTTAHEPGSAARADAGELHDRLSLDLAWGVPALEKDPETGLWISPRSRGRGKFWSFFPTKYEMSLSGILNGAWKTNEDRQNLLDSSPFNQEMIRVSAKLVVDSLPALAPPQDPAAYLPLLPGRVKEAISWADEFLTREIWARAAEQPSLPDQDGVLRVPSDLRIHPRLDKDLKKLSRWLRMWHDCPSRPSNWLHHSVEADSLRSGKVEHILAAAGHGRTDVREWLEALVESGTVEASKAAIGILSDMIEVRSPYSEEARKARIVLTEEHGLVAPVHGKVFRRADQGGLRESLVYVVDEIAQDHSLAHALNVLGIREADVEGRFVSILDQGFDHYSESDWQRFWELFRQAGVGRLAHKVLERVPAPRSTLRVRTADGRFRPVEDCMLPGVVVDAKRDPHVAVDMAFHSDDTPFFPQVGLRERPSGGVQPQADEAWFEEYREAVHAAYLRSLDTRAPRPALNRMKVEGAAIGGPLHLFPVLSEESRAAFLKVLPDDAVVDNWTRQIGAQTSTRQAVASPIRWMLRKYGTVATSQGIKPLKEAVGPQLAAYRDVLPVADISPEKARKLRLPTTVDEVPTDRWDALLDEVSRSEDDSFVGATYVMLTRFGADFPEDSLTRCRIGDAWGTRPDDEITVAVGTAEYRALRAEQLPALLVPTPEDAELMVEKWGMLRYADVISRETREEPEGDPVPLVELFPALRQRLNSGNRNSMVQRCTELEAVTRTPNGTRTSPLDAVRQDGTVKVRVPLEPEPMLRLIDRELGLGLGAAGCRAVLEHQNRMARDSELQAALKAVREAEDVVAKIELLIGADALRTGLPEGLMEAELLATDGVEPSGRRIAQMAFNAHGDGVLQQHARDIQARFPNAPVAYGGTPAAIAFVSDLKLPVAFAGSRTPSPPPFETVEGPRDFPSLHDYQEDLVRNISAMLDRLAPQRGMLSLPTGAGKTRVTAEAVIRWVKRVGDLKGPLLWIAQTEELCEQAVQSWKFVWNKVGAERPLTISRLWSTNEVGNVVDHPHLVVATDAKLERCLNTDQYAWLRQAALVIVDEAHTAISKRYTEILALLGLTQYETGRHLLGLTATPFRNTNEEETRRLINRFGNRRLDQGVFPSGDPYRDLQDWGMLAQVEHRTLEGGRIELTRDEKTHADRMAMLSRSAEQRLADDHARSRRIVDSVIELPDDWPTLLFATSVDHAKYLAAMLNDQGIPSAAVDSTTSAQDRRTRIENFRNGRIRVLTNYGVLTQGFDAPATRVVVVARPVYSANVYQQMIGRGLRGPRNGGKDTCLILNVSDNIANFDTQLAFTQFEHLWSRT, from the coding sequence ATGACTCACGCTTTCGCCCAGACCTTTACACATAGGAGTGCAGGAGCAGTGCCGTCTTCATTCTCGCCGGTAATTCAAACCGTTATCGAGCAGTCTTCCCGCGTCCTGCAAACGTACGCCGTAGATCCCGGCCTTGTAGCCGAGCACGCCAATGGCGAGCGTCGAATCACTCAGGGCGGATATGGCGATCGCCAGCTTTTCGAGCTCGTCCAGAACGCGGCCGACGAAATCGCCGAGGAGCCGGGCGGACAGATACAGGTCGTTCTCACAGAAAAGCATTTGTACTGCGCCAACGAGGGAAACGAAGTGACCCCGGAAGGCGCGGAAACAATTCTTCGCATGAGTATGTCGAAGAAGCGTGGAGGTCAGATCGGTCGATTCGGAGTAGGTATCAAATCCGTCCTCGCAGTAACCGACACACCGCAATTCTTCAGTAGTAGCGGAAGTTTCGGATTCGACCGCGCCTGGTCATACGAGCAGATCAAGGCCGTGCCGGGTGTAACGGCGCGCTATGGCCCGGAGTTCGACGCCCCCGTCCTGCGGATGGCCCGAGCACTCGACGTGGAGGCCGAACGTGCTTCCGACCCCGTCCTGAACGAGCTACTGACCTGGGCGACCACCGTCGTTCGTCTGCCCCTGCTCCGGAAGGCCGACGACCGGCTCGGCCGGGACATGCACGGCGGCCGGGCCAAGGACCACGGAGAGCCCCGCGAGGAATTCCCGGTGGGCTTCCAGCTCTTCTCGCCGCACGTCGCGAAGGTCGTACTGGAGGACCGCCGGCCCCGGCCCGTGGCCCGTCGGACACTCACCGCCCAGCAGGCCGGCGACCTGCACACCGTGGTCGAGGAGCGAACCGGAAAGGCTGTCGCCACCGACCGGTGGCGCGTGTTCACCACCGCCCACGAGCCCGGTTCAGCGGCCCGCGCGGACGCCGGGGAGCTGCACGACCGACTCTCGCTCGACCTCGCATGGGGCGTTCCCGCCCTGGAGAAGGACCCGGAGACCGGCCTCTGGATCAGCCCGCGGTCGCGCGGTCGTGGCAAGTTCTGGTCCTTCTTCCCCACCAAGTACGAGATGTCGCTGAGCGGCATCCTCAACGGGGCCTGGAAGACCAACGAGGACCGGCAGAACCTGCTCGACTCCTCACCCTTCAACCAAGAGATGATCAGGGTGTCGGCGAAGCTGGTCGTCGACTCCCTCCCCGCCCTGGCGCCGCCCCAGGACCCGGCCGCCTACCTGCCGCTGCTGCCCGGCCGCGTCAAAGAGGCGATCAGTTGGGCCGACGAGTTCCTGACCCGGGAGATCTGGGCACGCGCCGCGGAACAACCGTCGCTTCCAGACCAGGACGGTGTCCTGCGGGTCCCGTCCGACCTGCGGATCCATCCGCGGCTCGACAAGGACCTGAAGAAACTGTCCCGTTGGCTGCGGATGTGGCATGACTGCCCCAGCCGTCCCTCGAACTGGCTGCACCACAGCGTCGAGGCGGACTCTTTGCGCTCGGGAAAGGTCGAGCACATCCTCGCCGCGGCCGGGCACGGGCGGACCGATGTTCGTGAATGGCTGGAGGCGCTGGTCGAGAGCGGCACCGTCGAGGCGTCGAAGGCGGCCATCGGAATCCTCTCGGACATGATCGAGGTCCGTTCTCCCTACTCCGAGGAGGCCCGCAAGGCCCGCATCGTACTCACCGAGGAGCACGGTCTCGTCGCGCCCGTACACGGCAAGGTGTTCCGCCGCGCCGACCAGGGTGGACTGCGCGAGTCCCTGGTGTACGTAGTCGACGAGATCGCCCAGGACCACTCGCTGGCGCACGCGCTCAACGTCCTCGGCATCCGGGAAGCCGACGTCGAGGGCCGGTTCGTCAGCATTCTCGACCAGGGCTTCGACCACTACAGCGAGTCGGACTGGCAGCGGTTCTGGGAGCTGTTCCGCCAGGCCGGGGTCGGTCGACTGGCCCACAAGGTCCTGGAGCGGGTGCCCGCGCCGCGCTCGACGCTGCGGGTGCGGACCGCCGACGGGCGGTTCCGACCGGTGGAGGACTGCATGCTGCCCGGCGTCGTGGTCGACGCGAAGCGTGACCCGCACGTCGCCGTCGACATGGCTTTCCACTCCGACGACACTCCCTTCTTCCCCCAGGTCGGCCTGAGGGAACGACCGTCCGGCGGGGTGCAGCCCCAGGCGGACGAGGCCTGGTTCGAGGAGTACCGCGAAGCCGTCCACGCCGCATACCTGCGCAGCCTGGACACCCGCGCTCCCCGCCCCGCGCTGAACCGGATGAAGGTCGAGGGCGCCGCGATCGGTGGGCCGCTACATCTCTTCCCAGTCCTCTCCGAGGAGTCCCGAGCCGCCTTCCTGAAGGTGCTGCCCGACGACGCCGTGGTGGACAACTGGACTCGTCAGATCGGTGCGCAGACCAGCACCCGGCAGGCGGTGGCCTCGCCGATCCGGTGGATGCTGCGGAAGTACGGCACGGTCGCCACCTCCCAGGGGATCAAGCCGCTGAAGGAGGCCGTCGGCCCCCAGCTCGCTGCCTACCGCGACGTGCTGCCGGTAGCCGACATCTCCCCCGAGAAGGCCCGCAAGCTGCGGCTCCCGACCACCGTCGACGAGGTGCCCACCGACCGCTGGGACGCGCTCCTCGACGAGGTGTCCCGCAGCGAAGACGACTCCTTCGTCGGCGCCACCTACGTGATGTTGACCCGGTTCGGCGCGGACTTCCCCGAGGACTCCCTGACTCGTTGCCGGATCGGCGACGCCTGGGGCACCCGCCCCGACGACGAGATCACCGTCGCCGTGGGGACCGCCGAGTATCGGGCGCTGCGCGCCGAGCAACTCCCGGCGCTGCTCGTGCCGACCCCCGAGGACGCCGAACTGATGGTCGAGAAGTGGGGCATGCTCCGCTACGCCGACGTGATCAGCCGGGAGACCCGGGAAGAGCCGGAAGGCGACCCCGTGCCACTGGTCGAGCTGTTCCCCGCCCTGCGACAGCGCCTGAACAGCGGGAACCGGAACAGCATGGTGCAACGCTGCACCGAGCTAGAGGCGGTCACCCGCACACCCAACGGCACGCGCACCTCCCCATTGGACGCCGTCCGCCAGGACGGCACTGTCAAGGTCCGCGTGCCCCTGGAGCCCGAGCCCATGTTGCGACTGATCGATCGCGAGCTCGGTCTCGGCCTCGGGGCTGCCGGTTGTCGCGCTGTGCTGGAACACCAGAACCGCATGGCGCGGGACAGCGAGCTGCAGGCGGCGCTGAAGGCGGTGCGCGAGGCCGAGGACGTCGTGGCCAAGATCGAATTGTTGATCGGTGCGGACGCGCTCCGAACCGGCCTCCCCGAGGGGCTGATGGAGGCCGAGCTGCTGGCGACCGACGGCGTGGAACCTTCCGGGCGCCGCATCGCGCAGATGGCGTTCAACGCGCACGGCGACGGGGTGCTCCAGCAGCACGCCCGGGACATCCAGGCACGCTTCCCCAACGCGCCTGTCGCCTACGGAGGTACGCCGGCAGCCATCGCATTCGTCTCGGATCTGAAACTGCCCGTCGCGTTCGCCGGTTCGAGGACTCCGTCCCCGCCGCCGTTCGAGACTGTCGAAGGCCCTCGGGACTTCCCGAGCCTGCACGACTACCAGGAAGACCTGGTCCGCAACATCTCGGCCATGCTCGACCGACTGGCTCCCCAGCGCGGCATGCTGTCCCTGCCCACCGGCGCCGGCAAGACCCGAGTCACCGCCGAGGCCGTGATCCGCTGGGTCAAGCGGGTTGGCGATCTCAAGGGGCCACTGCTGTGGATCGCGCAGACCGAGGAGTTGTGCGAACAGGCCGTACAGAGCTGGAAGTTCGTCTGGAACAAGGTCGGCGCGGAGCGTCCGCTAACTATCAGCAGGCTGTGGAGCACCAATGAGGTCGGGAACGTCGTCGATCACCCCCACCTGGTGGTCGCGACCGACGCGAAGCTGGAGCGGTGTCTGAACACCGACCAATACGCGTGGCTGCGGCAGGCGGCGCTGGTGATCGTGGACGAGGCGCACACCGCCATCTCCAAGCGGTACACCGAGATCCTGGCGCTGTTGGGGCTCACCCAGTACGAGACCGGCCGGCATCTGCTCGGTCTGACCGCCACCCCGTTCCGTAACACCAACGAGGAGGAGACCCGCCGCCTGATCAACCGCTTTGGCAACAGGCGACTCGACCAAGGAGTCTTCCCGTCGGGCGATCCGTACCGCGACCTCCAGGACTGGGGCATGCTCGCCCAGGTCGAACACCGCACCCTGGAAGGCGGCCGGATCGAACTGACCCGGGACGAGAAGACACACGCCGATCGCATGGCGATGCTCTCCCGCTCGGCCGAACAGCGGCTCGCCGACGACCACGCGCGCAGCCGGCGCATCGTCGACTCTGTGATCGAACTGCCAGACGACTGGCCGACGTTGCTGTTCGCGACCTCCGTCGACCATGCCAAGTACCTGGCGGCCATGCTCAACGACCAGGGCATCCCGTCCGCTGCCGTGGACTCCACGACCAGCGCGCAGGACCGTCGTACTCGCATCGAGAACTTCCGAAACGGACGCATCCGAGTGCTCACCAACTACGGTGTCCTCACTCAGGGGTTCGACGCCCCCGCCACCCGTGTCGTGGTCGTCGCCCGCCCCGTCTACAGCGCCAACGTCTACCAGCAGATGATCGGCCGTGGCCTGCGCGGCCCCAGGAACGGCGGCAAGGACACCTGCCTCATCCTCAACGTCAGCGACAACATCGCCAACTTCGACACCCAGCTCGCCTTCACCCAGTTCGAGCACCTCTGGAGCCGCACGTGA
- a CDS encoding DNA cytosine methyltransferase has product MTSTAHHQSILDTPFVLDLFAGPGGLDVAGHVLDIPSLGIEWDKSACLTRYAAGLDTLHADVSAVRRDAFESLPPEINVLAGGPPCQTYSVAGHGAGRQALDRVKKYIERLMAGDSDEEIDAELATLSDPRTALVLEPLRYAIQATRSPNREHRPYDVIVLEQVPAVAPLWVHYAKVLTETGLPDGTKYNVVVDVLDTETYGVPQTRSRAVLIARREGLGEPSLPSPTHRSYEPKEWNRRNGESGTSDPEQAADQVHQPPLYEDTAPESDEEPLSWRSMGAALAGPVGSHRGRPKPFLVRSNYGSSGNPGRRGVRSDQQPAATVTGRISRFVVFEHLGKDVFYEGSRFSMNEAGMLQSFPPDYPWSGTAQAQQVGNAVPPLFGAHLLSAALGFPRPAPTALKKLREPWPPATEEQRAKLRSNGCGAADACTDKCPRPEDQVPPPSSVRPRKNKASAK; this is encoded by the coding sequence ATGACCAGCACGGCGCACCACCAGTCCATCCTCGACACGCCCTTTGTTCTGGACCTCTTCGCAGGGCCCGGAGGGCTGGACGTTGCCGGACACGTGCTCGACATCCCGAGTCTCGGCATCGAGTGGGACAAAAGTGCGTGTCTGACCCGGTACGCGGCCGGGCTGGACACCCTGCACGCCGATGTGAGCGCGGTGCGCAGAGACGCCTTCGAGTCGCTGCCGCCGGAGATCAACGTGCTCGCAGGAGGCCCACCGTGCCAGACGTACTCGGTGGCCGGGCACGGCGCCGGACGTCAAGCCCTGGACAGGGTGAAGAAGTACATCGAACGGCTGATGGCGGGCGACAGTGACGAGGAGATCGACGCGGAGCTGGCGACCCTCAGTGATCCACGTACCGCGCTGGTCCTCGAACCACTCCGTTACGCCATTCAGGCGACACGAAGCCCGAACCGAGAGCATCGCCCTTACGACGTCATCGTCCTGGAGCAGGTCCCGGCGGTGGCGCCGCTCTGGGTGCACTACGCCAAGGTGCTGACGGAGACCGGGCTCCCCGACGGAACCAAGTACAACGTGGTCGTCGATGTTCTCGACACCGAGACCTACGGAGTGCCGCAGACGCGATCCCGTGCGGTGCTGATCGCTCGGCGTGAAGGGCTCGGCGAGCCCTCGCTCCCTTCGCCGACCCACCGTTCCTACGAACCGAAGGAATGGAACCGAAGGAACGGAGAGAGCGGAACGAGCGACCCCGAGCAGGCCGCGGACCAGGTCCACCAGCCGCCCCTCTACGAGGACACTGCGCCGGAAAGCGACGAGGAGCCGTTGTCCTGGAGGTCGATGGGTGCTGCCCTCGCGGGCCCCGTGGGCTCGCATCGAGGACGTCCTAAACCCTTCCTGGTCCGCTCGAACTACGGCAGTTCCGGAAACCCGGGAAGGCGTGGAGTGCGGAGCGACCAGCAGCCCGCCGCCACTGTCACCGGCCGCATCTCCCGCTTCGTGGTCTTCGAACACCTCGGCAAGGACGTCTTCTACGAAGGCTCGCGGTTCAGCATGAACGAGGCGGGGATGCTGCAAAGTTTCCCGCCGGACTATCCGTGGTCCGGCACGGCACAGGCCCAGCAGGTGGGCAACGCCGTACCGCCCCTGTTCGGTGCGCACCTGCTGAGCGCCGCGCTCGGGTTCCCCAGGCCGGCTCCCACCGCGCTGAAGAAACTGAGGGAGCCGTGGCCGCCAGCCACGGAGGAACAGCGGGCCAAGCTGCGAAGCAACGGCTGCGGAGCCGCCGACGCCTGTACGGACAAGTGCCCGCGGCCCGAGGACCAAGTGCCGCCCCCCTCTTCGGTACGCCCGCGCAAGAACAAGGCGTCGGCGAAGTAG
- a CDS encoding helix-turn-helix transcriptional regulator yields the protein METGEEFGPWLARQLKLARKTQAELADELGLTRAAVSAWITGRSTPRPTVMADIAKALGTDLGTVHTRTTDTQAGLPVTWYHRPGYPDGGRDLGNAAAFAFDADVQVLARETCQNSLDERLTDSGRPVRVRYTLHELTGEALEAFREAILWNDLFPHYSAVSEIAGNQKVGRVVDAGVRDMYEKGRLVLLRVDDYNASGLIGDDYADGKFAAVVRRQLESLKSGHAAGGSYGLGKATLWATSALGLVLINSTLSVPHEGRTERRVIGRLELPWREVEGEPYAGPAWFGRPDPDSPGAMVARSWWADEETVERLHLTRESDEPGTSFLIVGAHDVASLEEMSSDADGETSGGEGDEDTRDISKMHGRLVEALGRDFWAAMTGGGGRRPLLEVSVRALRNGEVVVPEQQVDPSVEQPARTRALRAHYEGTTVDRLTEAGQVAARSVPLKLPLSGGARGTLGTHQAVLLVTAEEGDNKGKPNQVHSLRGNLMTVKTAGVPNLPLGTNPFQAVLLVGEAAGETAPFAQEAEEFLRAAEPPEHDRWGQTEELTLRWSPSAYRKIGAMTSEVNNAVRELVARPKRSSGEGGEALRKALTVRTRPKAKTPAGPVVPVLDRLDATIGDGGEWQITAEVSIPRGDEIVPMVPVAQLDVRSGGRPKLDWAELVAVEGCEVEDGTLRFTPGARRAAFRGATDVTSHPVRTALTRLVLELRAGKGE from the coding sequence GTGGAGACAGGTGAGGAGTTCGGGCCCTGGCTGGCCCGTCAGCTTAAACTCGCGAGGAAGACGCAGGCTGAACTGGCCGACGAGCTCGGCTTGACGCGCGCCGCTGTCTCCGCGTGGATCACCGGAAGGTCGACTCCCCGCCCGACTGTCATGGCGGACATCGCCAAGGCGCTCGGCACGGACCTCGGCACGGTGCACACCCGTACCACCGACACCCAGGCCGGCCTCCCTGTTACCTGGTACCACCGCCCTGGCTACCCCGACGGCGGCCGTGACCTGGGCAATGCCGCCGCGTTCGCCTTCGACGCCGACGTGCAGGTCCTCGCACGGGAGACCTGCCAGAACAGCCTCGACGAGCGATTGACGGACAGTGGCCGCCCGGTGCGCGTCCGCTACACCCTGCACGAGCTGACCGGGGAGGCTTTGGAGGCCTTCCGCGAGGCGATCCTCTGGAACGACCTCTTCCCGCACTACTCCGCCGTCTCGGAGATCGCCGGTAACCAGAAGGTCGGCCGGGTCGTGGACGCCGGAGTGCGGGACATGTACGAGAAGGGCCGCTTGGTCCTCCTGCGCGTCGACGACTACAACGCCTCCGGGCTCATCGGCGACGACTACGCGGACGGCAAGTTCGCCGCGGTCGTCAGGCGTCAGCTGGAAAGCCTCAAGTCCGGGCATGCCGCAGGGGGTTCGTACGGCCTGGGCAAGGCGACACTGTGGGCCACCAGCGCCCTCGGACTCGTGCTGATCAACTCCACTCTGTCCGTGCCCCACGAGGGCCGTACCGAGCGCCGGGTCATCGGCCGTCTCGAACTGCCTTGGCGCGAGGTCGAGGGCGAGCCATACGCGGGTCCTGCCTGGTTCGGGCGACCCGATCCCGATTCGCCCGGCGCCATGGTCGCCCGCTCGTGGTGGGCGGACGAGGAGACGGTGGAGCGCCTGCATCTGACTCGGGAGAGCGACGAACCCGGTACGTCCTTCCTTATCGTCGGCGCGCACGACGTAGCCAGCCTGGAGGAGATGTCGTCCGATGCCGACGGCGAGACCAGCGGAGGTGAAGGCGACGAAGACACGCGTGACATCAGCAAGATGCACGGCCGTCTGGTCGAGGCACTGGGGCGTGACTTCTGGGCCGCGATGACCGGTGGAGGCGGCAGGCGTCCCCTCCTGGAGGTCTCTGTCCGTGCCTTGCGAAACGGCGAAGTGGTCGTGCCGGAGCAACAGGTGGACCCGTCTGTCGAGCAGCCCGCACGGACCCGCGCCCTGCGCGCGCACTACGAGGGCACCACGGTGGATCGCCTCACCGAGGCGGGACAGGTGGCGGCCCGGAGCGTACCGCTGAAGCTGCCGCTCTCCGGGGGAGCTCGGGGGACGCTCGGTACACACCAAGCTGTACTGCTGGTGACCGCCGAGGAAGGGGACAACAAGGGGAAGCCCAACCAGGTTCATTCGCTGCGCGGCAACCTCATGACCGTGAAGACGGCCGGGGTGCCGAACCTGCCGCTCGGGACCAATCCCTTCCAAGCCGTTCTCCTGGTGGGCGAGGCAGCGGGTGAAACGGCCCCCTTCGCGCAGGAGGCTGAGGAATTCCTGCGTGCGGCGGAACCGCCCGAGCACGACCGCTGGGGGCAGACGGAGGAACTGACTCTGCGTTGGTCGCCCTCCGCATACCGGAAGATCGGCGCCATGACCAGCGAGGTCAACAACGCGGTCAGAGAACTGGTCGCACGGCCGAAGCGCAGCAGCGGCGAAGGCGGTGAGGCCTTGCGCAAGGCGTTGACCGTGCGAACGAGGCCCAAGGCCAAGACACCCGCCGGACCAGTGGTTCCCGTGCTGGACAGGCTCGACGCGACGATCGGCGACGGTGGGGAGTGGCAGATCACTGCCGAGGTGAGCATCCCGCGTGGCGACGAGATCGTCCCGATGGTGCCGGTCGCCCAGCTGGACGTGCGCTCCGGGGGCCGACCGAAGCTGGACTGGGCGGAACTCGTGGCCGTCGAGGGCTGTGAGGTGGAGGACGGGACCCTGCGCTTCACGCCCGGCGCGCGCAGGGCGGCGTTCCGAGGAGCCACCGACGTCACCAGTCACCCGGTCAGGACCGCGCTTACCCGCCTCGTCCTCGAACTCCGTGCCGGCAAGGGGGAGTGA
- a CDS encoding DUF6339 family protein has protein sequence MITQPNYVPERLALLPTSALDPFLTEELLKAEQVHGGIDLAKVVEPLPEDDARWWVEPIRSLVEDVMFEFGEDRTRADAWLAPRLHASLRLTRREAADKRLWNHIALAVAPDYVAWRHLSEPTAKRPERRINPERFRGPADRQCFSRLWWAAELFRNGPDYEPVEIACGNQDLIHNVIKLELIDHRPTAQALVRLLKNGQVVVGRGFNGLSAAINAAGATLIYDVLAPDTPRDPVHLRDWIAEAESAPPVERHELPKGPDEDPVPEESVAALTSYFAELFETAPVRGRKTAD, from the coding sequence GTGATCACTCAACCGAACTACGTACCGGAGCGTCTGGCGCTGCTCCCTACCTCGGCCCTCGATCCGTTCCTGACTGAGGAGCTGCTCAAAGCTGAACAGGTCCATGGCGGCATCGACCTCGCCAAGGTCGTCGAGCCGCTTCCCGAGGACGATGCCAGGTGGTGGGTCGAGCCGATCCGAAGCCTGGTGGAAGACGTCATGTTCGAGTTCGGGGAGGACCGCACCCGAGCCGACGCGTGGCTTGCGCCCCGGCTCCACGCTTCTCTCCGCCTGACCCGGCGAGAAGCGGCGGACAAGCGCCTGTGGAATCACATCGCCCTGGCGGTGGCCCCCGACTACGTCGCCTGGCGTCACTTGTCGGAGCCGACAGCGAAAAGGCCGGAGAGGCGCATCAATCCAGAGCGCTTCCGTGGCCCCGCGGACCGGCAGTGCTTCTCCCGTCTCTGGTGGGCGGCTGAGCTCTTCCGGAACGGGCCGGACTATGAGCCGGTCGAGATCGCGTGCGGAAACCAGGACCTCATCCACAACGTCATCAAGCTGGAGCTGATCGACCACCGTCCCACTGCTCAGGCGCTGGTCCGCCTACTGAAGAACGGTCAGGTCGTTGTCGGGCGAGGCTTCAACGGCCTCAGCGCCGCGATCAATGCGGCCGGAGCGACCCTGATCTACGACGTCCTCGCACCGGACACACCCCGGGATCCCGTCCATCTCCGGGACTGGATCGCGGAAGCGGAATCGGCGCCACCGGTCGAGCGGCATGAGCTTCCGAAGGGTCCGGACGAGGATCCCGTACCAGAGGAGTCTGTGGCCGCGCTCACCAGCTACTTCGCGGAGCTGTTCGAGACCGCGCCGGTCAGGGGCAGGAAAACCGCGGATTGA
- a CDS encoding very short patch repair endonuclease, which produces MSKQASKDTAAELMIRRLLHAAGLRYRVEYPVPGMARRRIDVAFTSVKVAVLIDGCFWHGCPQHATQPKSNAEWWRHKLDRNMARDLETTEHLVTAGWEVLRFWEHEAPEDVALRIAAAVERRRALQGRGRNR; this is translated from the coding sequence ATGAGCAAGCAAGCGAGCAAGGACACGGCCGCCGAGCTGATGATCCGACGCCTTCTCCACGCGGCAGGCCTGCGCTACCGCGTGGAGTACCCGGTGCCAGGCATGGCGCGGCGCCGAATCGACGTGGCATTCACCTCGGTCAAGGTAGCCGTCCTGATCGACGGATGTTTCTGGCACGGCTGCCCCCAACACGCGACGCAGCCGAAGTCGAACGCAGAGTGGTGGCGGCACAAGCTGGACCGCAACATGGCCCGGGACCTGGAGACCACGGAACACCTCGTAACGGCTGGCTGGGAAGTCCTGCGCTTTTGGGAACATGAGGCACCGGAGGACGTGGCGCTCCGTATCGCCGCGGCGGTAGAGCGACGGAGGGCCCTCCAGGGGCGGGGGAGGAATCGTTGA